TGGTCGCTTCTTTTACGGATGCGGACTCCGAGACGTTTACTTCGTCCGTCGGTCAGCTCCGCCAGGGAGGGCTTACACCCCAAGTCATTCCAAAGATGGAAGACCTTGCCAGGGGTTATCCAAGAATCAAGAGAGGGAGGGGAGTTGGAGCCACCGGAGGCTTCCTTTCTTCTGATCTGTATCTGTTCTGTTCTGGTCCGTTTCCTTAGCGTTTCCGAAACGTTTCATATCTGTTTCGTTTTTCGTGGCTTCTTTTTGCTTTTCCCTGTATTTCCGCACTCTTGGGGTAGAAAAATCTGATTCAAAATTGCGTTCGGAGAAGCTATTCAATAAGATTCCCTTGTCTGCAATTGTGATCATTCTAAGCTCTTCAAGGGTTCTACAAAGGGTCTTCGCATGGTCTACGCGACGTATTCTCAGTTCCTTCGCCAGTTCTTTGTAGCTATAAGGAATTCCAGGGGAGATATGAATCCAGCCGTGATCGTTCACCTCGATTGCCAGGTCAATTAGGACATACCAATAGGTCCAGAGTGATGGTAATCTCTCCGCCAGAATT
Above is a window of Desulfobaccales bacterium DNA encoding:
- a CDS encoding phage replisome organizer N-terminal domain-containing protein, producing the protein MGRLWGRLYAGTRNHRKIKILAERLPSLWTYWYVLIDLAIEVNDHGWIHISPGIPYSYKELAKELRIRRVDHAKTLCRTLEELRMITIADKGILLNSFSERNFESDFSTPRVRKYREKQKEATKNETDMKRFGNAKETDQNRTDTDQKKGSLRWLQLPSLS